One segment of Engraulis encrasicolus isolate BLACKSEA-1 chromosome 7, IST_EnEncr_1.0, whole genome shotgun sequence DNA contains the following:
- the LOC134452356 gene encoding ependymin-like, producing the protein MDAVRVRVLCLAVWGVSLVGAAETVVRTPPPYTSGTLFVTAARGMQAGLGPYSYDSQGKRLRFTDDESKVMKRPAYLDLLFLFQEGIFYEINNRKGSCKKRPLLSSLHPMEVQPNMTDIGEMYLGSRADSGQGINMRNWLKILPDYSGFVVTTSSVGCLTLSSVLFTQSKELLIFSFTEVTKAIPDPEAFVPPAVCDDVPLEPEGNTLFGVFLDQARSSLFTEPLPKY; encoded by the exons ATGGATGCAGTCCGAGTCCGAGTCCTCTGTTTGGCAGTTTGGGGCGTTAGTCTTGTCGGGGCAGCTGAAACAGTCGTGAGAA CTCCTCCTCCATACACAAGCGGGACTCTGTTTGTG actgCTGCTCGAGGGATGCAAGCAGGACTAGGACCATACAGCTACGACTCTCAAGGGAAGAGACTCCGCTTTACAGATGACGAGTCCAAAGTCATGAAGAGGCCTGCCTACCTCGACCTCCTGTTTCTCTTCCAAGAG GGCATCTTCTACGAGATCAACAACAGGAAGGGTTCTTGCAAGAAGAGGCCTCTATTGTCATCGCTCCACCCGATGGAGGTGCAGCCCAACATGACGGATATCGGGGAGATGTACCTGGGCAGCCGAGCAGATAGTGGACAGGGGATTAATATGAGGAACTGGCTGAAGATATTACCTGATTACA GTGGGTTTGTGGTCACCACCAGTTCTGTTGGCTGCCTCACTCTCAGCTCCGTCCTCTTCACGCAGTCCAAGGAGCTCCTGATTTTCAG CTTTACCGAGGTCACCAAGGCGATACCTGACCCCGAGGCGTTCGTCCCTCCAGCGGTGTGCGATGACGTGCCTTTGGAACCCGAGGGGAACACCTTATTCGGGGTCTTTCTAGATCAAGCAAGATCTTCACTATTCACCGAACCCTTACCTAAATACTAA
- the LOC134452355 gene encoding ependymin-like, producing MDDTVGVRVLCLAVCCVALTLAAETKQPCQPPPLSSGEMAVTAARGMQAGQGPYSYDSQGKRLRFTDDESKVMKRPAYLDLLFLFQEGIFYEMNKKTSTCKKRPLLSSLHPMEVQPNMTDIGEMYLGSRVENGQGISLNNWVMVIPDYGAFVVSTSTGCLSLSSVLFTQSKDLLMFSMLDVTREVKDPAVFQPPPFCNGVPLESEGNSLFGVFLNQANAQVFTETFPKHR from the exons ATGGACGACACAGTCGGAGTCAGAGTCCTCTGTTTGGCAGTTTGCTGTGTTGCTCTTACGTTGGCAGCTGAAACTAAGCAGCCATGCC AGCCTCCTCCGTTGTCAAGTGGAGAAATGGCAGTG actgCTGCTCGAGGGATGCAAGCAGGACAAGGACCATACAGCTACGACTCTCAGGGGAAGAGACTCCGATTTACAGATGACGAGTCCAAAGTCATGAAGAGGCCTGCCTACCTCGACCTCCTGTTCCTGTTCCAAGAG GGCATCTTCTACGAGATGAACAAGAAAACAAGCACATGCAAGAAGAGGCCTTTATTGTCGTCGCTCCACCCGATGGAGGTGCAGCCCAACATGACGGATATCGGGGAGATGTATCTGGGCAGCAGAGTGGAGAATGGCCAGGGGATTAGCCTCAACAACTGGGTGATGGTAATACCAGATTATG GTGCGTTTGTGGTGTCCACCAGTACTGGGTGTCTCAGCCTCAGCTCCGTCCTCTTCACCCAGTCAAAGGACCTCCTCATGTTCAG CATGCTGGATGTCACTAGAGAAGTGAAGGATCCAGCGGTGTTCCAGCCTCCGCCATTTTGTAATGGCGTTCCTCTGGAGTCGGAGGGGAACTCCCTCTTTGGCGTCTTTTTAAACCAAGCCAACGCTCAAGTGTTTACAGAAACCTTCCCAAAACACCGGTAG
- the epd gene encoding ependymin, translating to MRLTGFLCLALCSVGVAVLADHHQPCRGPDQMHGTLFVTASKGAPTSVGEFHYDAKAKKLHFKDDEKHVNKTDHLEFLILFDEGIFYDFDSHNLSCHKRTLGNNYHILEIPANSTHVTEGYLGHEFVGDQGVRMRKWRKRIPELNGVLTVATTSCGCLTLTGSLFTEADDVLLFTFLDVETELRNPQVFVPPTYCERAALEDETDTFFGLFH from the exons ATGCGACTGACTGGCTTCCTCTGCCTGGCACTCTGTTCAGTCGGCGTGGCCGTTCTGGCCGACCATCATCAGCCATGCC GTGGCCCCGATCAAATGCATGGAACCCTCTTTGTG ACTGCCTCTAAAGGGGCCCCTACTTCCGTGGGCGAGTTCCATTACGACGCCAAGGCCAAAAAGCTCCACTTCAAAGACGACGAGAAGCACGTCAACAAGACGGACCACCTGGAGTTCCTGATTCTCTTCGACGAG GGCATCTTCTATGACTTCGACAGCCACAACCTGAGCTGCCACAAGAGAACCCTGGGCAACAACTACCACATCCTGGAGATCCCCGCCAACTCCACCCACGTGACCGAGGGCTACCTGGGCCACGAGTTCGTGGGAGACCAGGGCGTTCGCatgaggaagtggaggaagaggatcCCAGAGTTAAATG GTGTTCTGACGGTGGCCACCACCTCCTGCGGTTGCCTCACGCTGACCGGCTCGCTGTTTACCGAAGCCGATGACGTCCTACTCTTCAC TTTCCTGGACGTGGAGACGGAGCTGAGGAACCCCCAGGTGTTCGTGCCCCCCACCTACTGCGAGAGGGCGGCCCTGGAGGACGAGACCGACACCTTCTTCGGCCTGTTCCACTGA